A window of Nerophis ophidion isolate RoL-2023_Sa linkage group LG17, RoL_Noph_v1.0, whole genome shotgun sequence contains these coding sequences:
- the lrrtm4l1 gene encoding leucine rich repeat transmembrane neuronal 4 like 1 has product MGSMLNDGRVTHLLFPLLLLLRVPLLLSFGERTCPNSCRCEGKTVHCDSSGFIDVPENISVGCQGLSLRYNDLHTLLPYQFAHLGQLLWIYLDHNQISAVDSRAFQGVRRLKELIMSSNKIVSLHNSTFHGIPNLRSLDLSYNKLDILQPGQFHGLRKLQNLHLRSNGLSNIPIRAFLECRSLEFLDLGYNRIKALTRTTFLGLQKLMELHLEHNQFTRINFFLFPRLANLRSLYLQWNRIKVVNQGLPWTWYTLQKLDLSGNEIQTLDPAVFHCLPNLQVLNLESNKLSNVSQEAVSAWISLTSISLAGNMWDCATGICPLVAWLRNFRGTKDTTMICSSPKYLQGEKIMDATRNHGICEETDYVLTETPSPMSELFSEATNEPTFAPTSGSPLMPPTYGPLPPIGPLPIPHPTLPGHMSKDPRDSVAHSQPTHILPPELEHMTLHKVVVGSVALFFSMSLILTIVYVLWRRYPGATRLLQQRSMVGRKCRKKSPEPEQDLSTQLQEYYMSYNPAAAPEALDVLGNGTGSCTCTISSSRECENEYTCPRPLPGAWLGDLTTIH; this is encoded by the coding sequence GTTCAATGCTAAATGACGGCCGAGTGACACACCTCCTCtttcctctcctcctcctcttgcGGGTTCCCCTCTTGTTGAGCTTTGGTGAGCGTACATGCCCCAACAGTTGTCGTTGCGAGGGGAAAACCGTTCATTGCGACTCATCTGGCTTCATAGATGTCCCGGAAAATATTTCCGTCGGGTGCCAGGGCCTCTCCCTGCGCTATAACGACCTGCACACCCTGTTACCGTATCAGTTCGCTCACCTGGGTCAGCTTCTCTGGATATACTTGGACCACAATCAGATTTCAGCGGTGGACAGTCGAGCGTTCCAGGGAGTCCGCCGGCTGAAAGAGCTTATAATGAGTTCCAATAAGATCGTATCTCTGCACAATTCCACCTTTCACGGAATTCCCAACCTCCGTAGTCTGGACTTGTCGTACAACAAGTTGGATATCCTGCAGCCAGGACAATTCCATGGGCTACGGAAGCTTCAAAACCTACACCTACGCTCGAATGGTCTCTCTAACATCCCGATTAGAGCGTTCCTCGAGTGCAGGAGTTTAGAGTTTCTGGATTTGGGCTACAATCGAATCAAGGCTCTTACACGCACCACCTTTTTAGGGTTACAGAAGCTGATGGAGTTGCATCTTGAGCACAACCAGTTCACACGGATAAACTTTTTCCTGTTTCCCCGACTCGCCAACCTAAGATCGCTTTATTTGCAGTGGAACCGCATTAAGGTCGTCAACCAGGGACTTCCCTGGACGTGGTATACGCTGCAGAAACTCGATTTATCTGGAAACGAGATCCAGACCCTGGATCCGGCTGTGTTCCACTGCTTGCCCAACCTTCAAGTTCTCAACCTGGAATCCAACAAATTGTCCAACGTGTCACAGGAGGCGGTGTCGGCCTGGATCTCGCTGACTTCCATCAGCCTCGCCGGGAACATGTGGGATTGTGCCACGGGCATTTGTCCGCTCGTGGCTTGGCTGAGGAATTTCCGCGGCACGAAAGACACCACGATGATATGCAGCAGCCCCAAGTATCTCCAAGGAGAGAAAATAATGGATGCCACAAGAAACCACGGGATTTGTGAGGAAACTGATTACGTTCTCACCGAGACACCCTCGCCGATGTCAGAGCTTTTTTCGGAAGCCACCAACGAGCCCACGTTTGCCCCCACAAGCGGGTCTCCGCTAATGCCACCGACCTATGGTCCGCTCCCTCCCATCGGGCCTCTACCAATCCCCCATCCTACACTCCCGGGGCACATGAGCAAAGATCCTAGAGACTCAGTAGCTCATAGTCAGCCCACTCACATACTCCCCCCAGAGTTGGAGCACATGACTCTACACAAAGTGGTGGTGGGAAGCGTGGCACTCTTCTTCAGCATGTCTCTAATTTTGACAATCGTCTACGTGCTGTGGCGGCGCTACCCGGGCGCCACCAGATTGCTACAGCAACGATCCATGGTGGGACGGAAGTGTCGCAAAAAGAGCCCAGAGCCAGAGCAGGACCTAAGCACCCAGCTCCAAGAGTATTACATGAGCTACAACCCGGCTGCCGCCCCAGAGGCATTGGACGTGCTCGGCAACGGCACCGGCTCCTGTACTTGCACAATTTCTAGCTCCAGGGAGTGTGAG